The proteins below are encoded in one region of Pseudomonadota bacterium:
- a CDS encoding DUF1015 domain-containing protein, with product MSETNIKPFKGMLFNKKKTGDIASCVCPPYDVISNAGTYYERNRFNAIRLELPEQHPPLDKYNTAKETLENWLQQGILTFDNKDTVYIYEQEFEVEHKSFLRRGFIALNKIEKNRMLTHEETRKKAKEDRERLISSLKTCTSFVFGLYEDNMQDIENILTAAAKEIVYDFIDEQSVTNRFYKMTDRDAINVLSKEMDKKSIYIADGHHRLDVSYRLGLSYIPIYLTNMYSDGVVILPYHRLVKYKHIKNINQILDSVKQYAEIEKIPLENDSSLSIALEYIAHSVGPAYLLYSKDAPNALYMLRISNSIPMDDKMHDSLKRLKVNILHNGILKGLLNISDDEISFTQESYESISIVKKGDFDLALFLPPTTVEEVKDIADHSLYMPPKSTFFYPKILTGLIFYKYE from the coding sequence ATGTCGGAAACAAACATAAAACCCTTTAAAGGGATGCTTTTTAACAAGAAAAAAACCGGCGATATAGCCTCTTGCGTCTGCCCGCCCTACGATGTTATCTCAAATGCCGGGACATATTATGAAAGAAACAGGTTCAACGCAATCAGACTGGAATTACCTGAACAACATCCCCCTCTGGACAAATACAATACTGCAAAAGAAACACTCGAAAATTGGCTGCAACAGGGTATACTGACCTTCGATAACAAAGATACTGTCTACATATATGAACAAGAATTCGAAGTCGAGCATAAATCCTTTCTCAGAAGAGGTTTTATTGCCCTCAACAAGATTGAAAAAAACCGCATGCTCACGCACGAAGAAACACGGAAAAAGGCAAAAGAAGACAGGGAAAGGTTGATCTCATCTTTGAAAACCTGCACAAGCTTTGTTTTCGGTCTTTATGAAGACAATATGCAGGATATTGAAAACATTCTTACAGCAGCCGCAAAAGAGATCGTCTACGACTTTATTGACGAACAGTCTGTTACAAACAGATTCTATAAGATGACAGACAGGGATGCAATAAATGTCCTCTCTAAGGAAATGGATAAAAAAAGCATATATATTGCCGATGGTCATCACAGGCTGGATGTTTCATACAGGCTGGGACTTTCGTATATACCAATCTATTTAACGAATATGTATTCTGATGGTGTTGTGATCCTCCCTTACCACCGGTTGGTAAAATACAAACATATCAAAAACATTAATCAAATTTTGGATTCCGTAAAACAATATGCTGAGATTGAAAAAATCCCGCTGGAAAACGACAGTTCACTCAGCATCGCACTGGAGTATATTGCTCACTCTGTCGGGCCGGCCTATCTTTTATACTCGAAAGATGCACCCAATGCTCTTTATATGCTTAGAATAAGCAATTCCATTCCAATGGACGATAAAATGCATGATAGCCTGAAAAGACTGAAGGTAAACATATTGCATAATGGCATACTAAAGGGGCTCCTGAATATATCTGACGATGAGATTTCCTTTACACAAGAATCATATGAATCGATAAGCATTGTAAAAAAAGGCGATTTTGACCTGGCACTTTTCCTCCCCCCTACAACGGTTGAGGAAGTAAAGGATATTGCCGATCATAGTCTATATATGCCGCCAAAATCAACTTTCTTTTATCCTAAAATACTCACAGGTTTGATTTTCTACAAGTATGAATAA
- a CDS encoding TetR/AcrR family transcriptional regulator — MNRRSGKDSKEKILDAALKVFSEYGYKGASIRMIANNAQISIGGLYLYFRNKEDLYMTLMKKRFKYLVDMIREAIQDINDPVEAITTFIKVHLEYVKSHKELIITHGREHGFTFGIEMKRKFFEEQRSILEHIIHKGIDSGSFDQCNAQETARIIIGTIRGFFLSIVVDPDNLFSPEECSKFILSGLLRRGQKNGIINN, encoded by the coding sequence ATGAACAGACGTTCAGGAAAAGATTCAAAGGAAAAAATACTCGACGCTGCTTTAAAAGTATTCTCTGAATACGGGTACAAAGGCGCAAGCATCAGAATGATAGCCAATAATGCCCAAATCAGTATAGGTGGGCTTTATCTTTATTTCAGGAATAAAGAAGACTTATACATGACGCTTATGAAGAAAAGGTTTAAGTATCTTGTGGATATGATAAGAGAGGCAATCCAGGATATCAATGACCCGGTGGAAGCAATCACAACATTTATAAAGGTGCATCTTGAATATGTAAAGAGCCATAAAGAGTTAATAATTACCCATGGCAGGGAGCATGGATTCACCTTCGGCATTGAGATGAAGAGGAAATTTTTTGAAGAGCAGAGAAGCATTCTCGAGCATATAATCCATAAAGGCATAGATTCCGGTAGTTTTGATCAATGTAATGCACAGGAAACGGCAAGAATAATTATCGGAACAATAAGAGGTTTTTTTCTTTCCATAGTTGTAGATCCGGATAACCTCTTTTCGCCTGAAGAATGCAGCAAATTTATACTTTCAGGTTTGTTGCGAAGGGGTCAAAAAAACGGAATAATAAATAATTAA
- a CDS encoding TolC family protein, protein MKKYFFICLIALCLCSRAGAATEYTLDALYRIALERSEKIKISAEDLYIAITGKEKAMSFLLPQLSAVGGYTRYRDSKTSDSGMLIQPDEAASYGLRLDQSMSLSGREITAFKISKDNIEKSKFDLFAVKEAYMFIVSNAYYDYLKTKKIVDISKANVERLTKHKNAAATRLKVGEVTKTALLRAEAELSGAQSDLIKTGNFMKLRKAVIARIVGINEDFEVKEDSESGNAGNSSEEIIEGCQLLAVECLKEKADSERAELKSASLQKKIADDTVRVVHGTYWPTVSVEGVYQKRKETPETTSIVRDNIYGGLKFNFPFFEGGLRDAQVKEAGAKKRQTALAYEDLKKSVGIEVESAYLDFITQKGVLQSLEDQYAFAKDNYNAVARQFEYGLANSIDVMDANTLLVTAERQLADATYNYRLSILMIKRTTGVLLKSVMDSEPAGLLDQQGICSKTEKTSISNKLIGAVDK, encoded by the coding sequence ATGAAGAAATATTTTTTTATATGTCTGATTGCATTGTGTTTGTGCTCCCGGGCAGGTGCAGCAACAGAATATACCCTTGATGCTCTTTACAGGATAGCCCTTGAAAGGTCGGAAAAGATAAAAATCTCCGCTGAAGATCTTTATATAGCAATAACAGGTAAAGAGAAGGCCATGTCGTTTTTGCTGCCTCAGCTCTCAGCGGTTGGAGGATATACAAGGTACAGAGATTCCAAAACATCAGATTCGGGCATGCTGATTCAGCCGGATGAAGCAGCATCCTATGGGCTAAGACTTGACCAGTCAATGTCGTTGTCTGGCAGGGAAATTACCGCTTTTAAAATCTCAAAGGATAATATCGAAAAGAGTAAATTCGACCTGTTTGCAGTTAAAGAAGCATATATGTTTATTGTCTCAAATGCTTATTACGACTATCTGAAGACAAAGAAGATCGTTGATATTTCAAAGGCTAATGTGGAAAGATTGACTAAGCATAAAAATGCTGCCGCGACAAGGCTTAAGGTTGGAGAGGTTACAAAAACAGCCCTGTTGAGGGCAGAGGCGGAATTATCCGGGGCGCAATCGGATTTGATAAAAACAGGCAATTTTATGAAGCTGAGAAAGGCTGTTATTGCAAGGATTGTAGGAATAAATGAGGATTTTGAAGTGAAAGAGGACAGCGAGTCAGGGAACGCAGGTAATAGTTCGGAAGAAATCATTGAAGGATGCCAACTTTTGGCTGTTGAATGTTTAAAAGAGAAGGCTGATAGCGAGCGCGCTGAGCTGAAGTCAGCCAGCCTTCAAAAAAAGATAGCCGATGATACTGTCAGGGTTGTCCATGGGACCTACTGGCCGACAGTCTCCGTTGAAGGGGTGTATCAAAAAAGGAAAGAGACCCCTGAAACAACGAGCATTGTTCGGGATAACATTTATGGCGGGTTAAAATTCAATTTCCCTTTTTTTGAGGGTGGGTTACGGGATGCTCAGGTAAAAGAAGCGGGTGCAAAAAAGAGACAAACAGCACTTGCCTATGAAGATCTTAAAAAAAGTGTCGGCATTGAGGTTGAGAGCGCTTACCTCGATTTTATCACACAAAAAGGGGTATTACAATCTCTCGAAGATCAGTATGCATTTGCAAAAGACAATTATAACGCTGTTGCAAGACAATTTGAATACGGGCTTGCCAACAGCATAGATGTTATGGATGCCAACACCTTGCTTGTTACTGCAGAAAGACAGCTTGCGGATGCAACCTATAATTACCGGCTATCCATTCTGATGATAAAACGTACAACAGGTGTGCTTTTGAAGTCGGTGATGGATTCGGAACCTGCCGGTTTGCTTGACCAACAGGGCATTTGCAGTAAAACCGAAAAAACTTCGATATCTAATAAACTTATAGGAGCAGTTGATAAATGA
- a CDS encoding efflux RND transporter periplasmic adaptor subunit: MKKLKFIVILGCLWLTVYSVLSLTGCSKKETKTTEKTFNVQIQTVEKRQLRPFIEATGTLTPFEEVFISAEVEGVLKSVKVDEGTAVSKGMLLAVIDDTDYSHEVKKDEALLKQVEATLANTKLEFKRKEALFKEELVTQQQFDDVSTRLSLADAEIDRAKASLSLARQKLNKTKIYSPLACVVKEKKVSVGDFVKNGTQLFVIIQSNPLKLHFAVPEKDVSRLKTGQDVMLKVDAFPDRDFKGKVNIVYPSLEEKTRTLQIEALVPNSDGILKPGFFAKVILYTGGEKATVVVPVTSLLYEAEKVRVFVVEGDDRAKERLVKIGSKYGETMEIIEGVKEGESVVVAGQQALSEGARVAVLAAPASSESAPIPSVTKDRNQQIETKSKDNPTGGRK; the protein is encoded by the coding sequence ATGAAAAAATTAAAATTTATTGTCATACTTGGCTGCTTGTGGCTTACCGTTTACTCCGTGTTGTCATTAACCGGGTGCAGTAAAAAGGAAACAAAGACAACGGAGAAAACGTTTAATGTACAGATTCAGACTGTAGAAAAAAGGCAACTCAGGCCATTTATCGAGGCAACCGGCACATTGACCCCTTTTGAAGAAGTGTTTATCAGTGCAGAAGTCGAAGGGGTTTTGAAGAGTGTGAAGGTTGATGAAGGTACGGCAGTTTCAAAAGGCATGCTTCTTGCGGTAATTGACGATACAGATTATAGCCATGAAGTGAAAAAGGATGAAGCGCTACTGAAACAGGTTGAAGCAACCCTTGCCAATACAAAACTCGAGTTTAAGCGAAAAGAAGCCCTCTTTAAAGAAGAGCTTGTTACACAGCAGCAGTTTGACGACGTATCTACGAGGCTTTCCCTCGCAGATGCAGAGATTGACAGGGCAAAGGCGTCTTTATCCCTTGCAAGGCAGAAGCTCAATAAAACGAAAATATATTCCCCGCTGGCGTGTGTAGTAAAAGAGAAAAAGGTCTCAGTGGGCGATTTTGTTAAGAACGGCACCCAGCTTTTTGTAATTATCCAGTCAAATCCCTTAAAATTACACTTTGCAGTGCCTGAGAAGGATGTGAGCAGGCTCAAGACAGGTCAGGATGTAATGCTAAAGGTAGACGCCTTTCCTGATAGGGATTTCAAAGGAAAGGTGAATATTGTTTATCCGAGCCTCGAGGAAAAAACAAGAACGCTCCAGATAGAGGCATTGGTTCCGAACTCTGATGGAATCTTGAAGCCGGGTTTTTTTGCAAAGGTTATACTGTACACCGGAGGAGAAAAGGCTACGGTCGTTGTCCCGGTGACCTCTTTGTTGTATGAAGCGGAAAAGGTAAGGGTATTTGTAGTTGAAGGTGATGACAGGGCAAAAGAAAGATTAGTAAAGATCGGCAGTAAATACGGAGAAACCATGGAAATCATTGAGGGGGTGAAAGAAGGAGAAAGTGTTGTCGTTGCAGGGCAGCAGGCCTTATCAGAAGGCGCAAGGGTTGCCGTGTTGGCTGCGCCTGCAAGTTCAGAATCTGCCCCTATTCCGTCTGTGACAAAAGACAGGAATCAGCAGATAGAAACGAAGAGCAAGGACAACCCGACCGGCGGCAGAAAGTGA
- a CDS encoding efflux RND transporter permease subunit, with the protein MWLADTSVKRPVFATMLVMALVVFGIVSYPSIGVDLFPKIDLPIVNVRTELKGASSEIMDIDVTDKIEESINTINGVKTITSTSTEGMSVVTVEFVLERNIDLAVQDVREKVSIIRKKLPTDIEEPVIEKVDPDATPVLWFALSGEKSPRELSTYADEVLKEQLQRINGVGAIRMYGLRLRQARVWLDNDKLRSYGITAQDIMGALKRENVELPGGRIESNTKEYTIKIKGEFPTIQQFNDLVVGYSKGVAVKIKDVGHAEDGMEEKRSFARFNGINSVNLGIQKQSGTNTVEVVERVKKELKVIKKTLPAGMNLNIGFDQSDFIKRSINEVQHHLIYGGFFAVLAVLLFLRNIRTTIISALAIPASVISTFAFMNAFDFTFNNMSMLALSLSIGILIDDAIIVIENIQRHIEEGMSPREASFFATSEIGLAVSATTLAIIVIFIPVAFMKGIIGRFFFQFGMTVVFAVIVSWFISFTLTPMMASLFLKHSKKHSQQPLREGTRGSLYGRILNGHVFRHISDQLEKAYKKLEEQYKKLLAVALGRRKIVLIIAIAIFFGSLFFTKFIGKEMIPSEDQSRFIIRLQMPVDYSVDEVDHMAKHAENIVKQFPEVSAILYSQGGGLTREANKANMMINLKPKSQRKKSQNQIKAEVRKAFKAVPGLRASVEDVSMIGGGQRQVAIQYSIRGRDLENLQTYTKDILGQFSKLPGIVDADSSLETGKPEIRVIIDRDKAADLGIDVATVAEAINFLISGEVDITKFKDEAKGRRYDVRARLLQKDRENPDDIGKMYVRAKDGRLVQLSNIAMFQEAGGSSVINRVDRQRAITIFANLETKPLGQAVKELDSISAKVLTTEYSGKYKGEADIMSESFGYLMFAMMLGIVMAYMVLAAQFESFVHPFTVLLSMPFSFIGAFGALLIFDKTLNIFSFIGLILLMGLVKKNAILLVDYTNVLRERGFSRRDALLQAGPVRLRPILMTTFAMIFGMMPIAIGIGEGAETRSPMALATIGGLLTSLLLTLIVVPAAYDLFDELKDKVFIKRIKNN; encoded by the coding sequence ATGTGGTTAGCCGATACATCCGTAAAACGCCCGGTTTTTGCAACAATGCTCGTTATGGCTCTTGTGGTGTTCGGCATTGTGAGTTATCCGAGTATCGGCGTTGACCTCTTCCCGAAGATTGATTTGCCTATTGTGAACGTGAGAACAGAGCTCAAAGGGGCAAGCTCCGAGATCATGGACATTGACGTCACGGACAAAATCGAAGAATCGATTAATACTATAAATGGCGTTAAAACAATTACATCTACAAGCACAGAAGGTATGTCTGTTGTAACTGTGGAGTTTGTTCTGGAAAGGAATATTGACCTTGCTGTCCAGGATGTACGTGAGAAGGTATCGATTATCAGAAAAAAACTCCCCACGGACATTGAAGAACCGGTAATAGAAAAAGTTGACCCCGATGCCACGCCTGTTTTGTGGTTTGCCTTGTCCGGCGAAAAGTCACCGCGGGAACTCTCCACTTATGCAGACGAAGTGTTGAAGGAACAGCTTCAGAGAATCAACGGTGTCGGGGCTATCAGGATGTATGGTTTACGTCTCAGACAGGCCAGGGTATGGCTTGACAATGATAAGCTCCGGTCCTATGGAATCACCGCGCAGGATATAATGGGGGCATTAAAGAGGGAAAATGTCGAGTTGCCTGGCGGAAGGATTGAAAGCAATACAAAAGAGTATACGATAAAGATAAAAGGCGAGTTCCCGACGATACAACAGTTCAATGATCTTGTAGTGGGCTATTCCAAGGGGGTGGCTGTTAAGATCAAGGATGTGGGGCATGCAGAAGACGGCATGGAGGAAAAAAGAAGTTTTGCCCGGTTTAACGGCATAAATTCCGTAAATTTAGGCATTCAGAAACAGTCTGGAACCAATACGGTTGAGGTTGTAGAAAGAGTAAAAAAAGAATTAAAGGTTATAAAAAAAACGCTACCTGCAGGGATGAACCTTAACATAGGGTTTGATCAGTCTGATTTCATCAAACGTTCTATTAATGAAGTGCAACACCATCTCATATACGGAGGTTTTTTCGCAGTTCTGGCAGTTCTTTTGTTTCTACGTAACATAAGAACAACCATTATCAGCGCCCTGGCTATACCTGCATCTGTAATCTCGACATTTGCTTTTATGAACGCCTTTGACTTTACCTTCAACAATATGTCGATGCTTGCCCTTTCCCTGTCCATAGGCATCCTCATCGATGATGCAATCATTGTTATAGAAAATATACAGAGGCATATAGAAGAAGGCATGTCGCCCCGGGAAGCCTCATTTTTTGCTACATCGGAGATAGGGCTTGCCGTATCTGCAACAACACTGGCAATTATCGTCATCTTTATCCCTGTGGCCTTTATGAAAGGGATAATCGGAAGATTTTTTTTTCAGTTCGGTATGACCGTTGTATTTGCCGTTATAGTTTCATGGTTTATTTCCTTCACTCTTACGCCGATGATGGCTTCATTATTCTTAAAACACAGCAAAAAACATTCACAGCAGCCCCTAAGGGAGGGCACTCGTGGATCATTATACGGCAGGATACTTAATGGGCATGTTTTCAGGCATATTTCCGATCAGCTCGAGAAGGCATATAAAAAGCTTGAGGAGCAATACAAAAAGCTCCTTGCCGTTGCACTGGGCCGAAGGAAGATAGTTTTAATTATTGCAATTGCCATATTTTTCGGAAGCCTTTTTTTCACAAAATTTATAGGCAAAGAGATGATCCCTTCAGAAGACCAGAGCAGATTTATTATCAGGTTACAGATGCCCGTTGATTATTCTGTTGATGAGGTTGACCATATGGCAAAACATGCCGAAAATATCGTAAAACAATTTCCTGAAGTAAGTGCAATCCTGTATTCGCAGGGTGGAGGCTTAACCAGGGAAGCAAATAAGGCCAATATGATGATCAACCTGAAGCCAAAATCTCAGAGAAAGAAAAGCCAGAACCAGATCAAGGCAGAAGTTAGGAAGGCCTTTAAAGCCGTACCGGGACTCAGGGCTTCTGTTGAAGACGTATCGATGATTGGTGGAGGACAGAGGCAGGTAGCGATTCAGTATAGTATAAGAGGCAGAGACCTTGAAAACCTTCAGACATATACAAAAGATATTCTGGGTCAGTTTTCCAAACTCCCTGGTATCGTTGATGCCGATTCATCCCTTGAAACCGGGAAGCCGGAGATTCGGGTGATCATTGACAGGGATAAGGCAGCCGATCTTGGTATCGATGTTGCGACTGTGGCGGAGGCAATTAATTTCCTTATCAGTGGGGAGGTAGATATTACGAAATTTAAGGATGAAGCCAAGGGAAGACGCTATGATGTAAGGGCAAGATTGTTACAGAAAGACAGGGAAAACCCTGATGACATAGGGAAAATGTATGTCAGGGCAAAAGACGGGCGCCTTGTGCAACTCTCAAATATTGCCATGTTCCAGGAAGCAGGCGGTTCGAGTGTTATCAACAGGGTTGATAGACAGAGGGCTATTACGATCTTCGCAAACCTTGAAACAAAACCTCTCGGTCAGGCTGTTAAAGAACTTGACAGTATATCTGCAAAGGTGCTTACAACTGAATATTCAGGGAAATATAAAGGGGAGGCTGATATAATGTCAGAATCCTTCGGTTATTTGATGTTCGCCATGATGCTTGGTATTGTCATGGCATATATGGTACTCGCTGCTCAGTTTGAAAGTTTTGTCCACCCCTTTACGGTATTGCTTTCCATGCCTTTTTCTTTTATCGGCGCCTTCGGCGCCCTCCTGATCTTCGACAAAACGCTGAATATTTTCAGTTTTATCGGGCTTATTCTACTCATGGGGCTTGTGAAGAAGAATGCTATTTTACTTGTTGATTATACAAATGTTCTGAGAGAAAGGGGTTTCTCAAGGAGGGATGCATTGCTGCAGGCAGGGCCTGTAAGACTCCGCCCGATTCTTATGACAACATTTGCCATGATATTCGGCATGATGCCAATCGCGATAGGAATCGGCGAGGGCGCTGAAACACGTTCCCCTATGGCGCTTGCAACAATCGGTGGCTTACTGACTTCTTTACTCCTTACACTTATTGTAGTGCCGGCAGCATATGATCTTTTCGATGAGTTGAAGGATAAGGTTTTCATAAAACGAATTAAGAATAATTAA
- a CDS encoding ATP-binding cassette domain-containing protein, which translates to MGLLLINDVSLNFGGPQLLDGVTLQIEVGERIGLLGRNGSGKSTLMKLLAGHITPDSGGIIRNSNVKIALLAQDVPDDLPGTVYDVVAAGGQEHVELLREYHDLTMQIAGSSHDGLIRKLEGIQHRIEASGAWHYHQRVEGVIARAELDENARFRVLSAGMKRRVFLARALVNDPDLLLLDEPTNHLDVSTILWLEDFLLKYEKTLMFVTHDRAFLQRLATRIVEIDRGHLISFASNYRTYLEQRQALLDAEERQWHEFDRKLSKEETWIRQGVKARRTRNEGRVRALMQMRQERARRQEQAGVSRLVIQEAERSGRIVVDAKAISFAWGDTKIVDEFSTTVIRGDKVGVIGPNGSGKTTLLKILLNDLTPQQGTVRLGTGVSVAYFDQLRAQLDENKTLRENIGDGNDTVIIGGIPRHVVGYLQDFLFSPERIMSPVSSLSGGERNRLLLAKLFVIPSNVLVLDEPTNDLDAETLELLEDRLLDYNGTIMLVSHDREFLNNVVTSTIVLEGDGRLVEYVGGYDDWLRQRNVTTEQLKSTAPKEQKQKREKAQTEKGKLSFKETRELESLPQIIETLEEEKKRLTATLNSAEFYANRDLGKIYEANDRLGAVEKELDEAYHRWDELENMADKFRGKNPVFPDKY; encoded by the coding sequence ATGGGACTTCTACTCATCAATGATGTTTCGCTGAATTTCGGCGGTCCACAACTGTTGGATGGTGTTACGCTTCAGATCGAGGTCGGCGAACGGATCGGCCTGCTGGGCCGTAACGGCTCGGGCAAATCCACCCTCATGAAGTTGCTGGCCGGTCATATAACCCCGGATTCAGGCGGGATTATTCGAAACAGCAATGTAAAGATTGCCCTGCTGGCACAGGACGTCCCCGATGACTTGCCGGGAACGGTTTATGACGTGGTAGCGGCTGGTGGACAGGAACACGTGGAGCTCCTCAGGGAATACCACGACCTTACCATGCAGATTGCGGGAAGCAGTCATGATGGCCTCATCAGAAAGCTCGAAGGTATCCAGCACAGGATAGAGGCGTCCGGTGCATGGCACTATCATCAGCGGGTTGAAGGTGTGATAGCAAGGGCTGAACTGGATGAAAATGCCCGATTCCGGGTTTTGTCTGCGGGCATGAAACGACGGGTTTTTCTGGCCAGGGCACTGGTAAATGATCCGGATCTCCTGCTTCTCGACGAGCCTACAAACCATCTTGATGTCAGCACCATCCTCTGGCTTGAGGACTTCCTGCTGAAATATGAAAAGACGCTCATGTTCGTGACCCATGACCGGGCATTTCTCCAACGTTTGGCAACACGGATAGTGGAAATAGACAGGGGTCATCTGATATCTTTCGCCTCCAACTACAGGACCTACCTTGAACAACGACAGGCTTTGCTGGACGCAGAAGAAAGGCAGTGGCATGAATTTGATAGAAAATTGTCCAAAGAGGAGACCTGGATCAGGCAGGGGGTCAAGGCGCGTCGCACCCGTAATGAAGGCAGGGTACGGGCGTTGATGCAGATGCGCCAGGAGCGAGCTCGCAGACAGGAACAGGCGGGTGTCTCCCGACTGGTGATCCAGGAAGCGGAGCGGAGCGGGCGGATAGTTGTGGATGCAAAGGCAATTTCATTTGCCTGGGGTGATACAAAAATCGTCGATGAATTCTCCACCACTGTCATCCGGGGTGATAAAGTGGGTGTTATCGGACCGAACGGTTCCGGCAAAACCACTCTTCTCAAGATACTCCTCAATGACCTCACACCGCAACAGGGAACGGTTCGACTGGGTACCGGTGTCAGTGTTGCTTACTTTGATCAGCTCCGTGCACAACTCGATGAAAATAAGACCCTCAGGGAGAATATCGGTGACGGCAACGACACGGTCATTATCGGCGGCATTCCGCGGCATGTGGTAGGGTATCTTCAGGATTTTCTTTTTTCGCCTGAGCGGATTATGTCGCCCGTCAGCTCTCTGTCCGGCGGTGAGCGCAACCGCTTACTTCTGGCGAAACTCTTCGTCATTCCATCTAATGTGCTTGTCCTTGATGAGCCCACAAATGACCTTGATGCGGAAACACTGGAATTGCTCGAAGACAGGCTCCTTGATTATAATGGTACGATTATGCTGGTCAGTCACGATCGCGAGTTTCTCAACAATGTGGTGACCTCGACAATTGTCCTTGAGGGTGATGGACGGTTAGTGGAGTATGTCGGTGGTTACGACGATTGGCTGAGGCAGAGGAATGTAACAACAGAGCAATTGAAATCGACAGCCCCAAAGGAACAGAAACAAAAGAGGGAAAAGGCCCAGACTGAGAAGGGTAAACTCTCTTTTAAAGAGACACGGGAGCTTGAATCACTGCCACAGATCATCGAAACCTTAGAGGAAGAAAAAAAGCGCCTCACAGCAACCCTTAATTCCGCTGAATTCTATGCAAACCGCGATTTGGGCAAAATATACGAGGCTAACGATAGGTTGGGTGCAGTGGAAAAAGAACTTGATGAAGCCTATCACCGCTGGGATGAGCTTGAAAACATGGCCGACAAATTCAGGGGCAAAAATCCGGTGTTTCCGGATAAATATTGA